In Macrobrachium nipponense isolate FS-2020 chromosome 36, ASM1510439v2, whole genome shotgun sequence, a genomic segment contains:
- the LOC135203537 gene encoding trifunctional purine biosynthetic protein adenosine-3-like — MSALLVIGSGGREHALCDALAKSPSVSSILAAPGNPGTAALSKVSNITLNVKDHQAVIDACKNNEIEVVVVGPEDPLADGLADSLNAAGIKVFGPSKAAAQIESSKAWAKDFMQRHGIPTARYRTFNDPQEAKKFIQSESWHGYVVKASGLAAGKGVIVAPSKDLALTAVETVSHSFGNAGSTLVIEEMLEGNEVSSLGFTDGTTIVMMPPAQDHKRLEDGDLGPNTGGMGAYCPCPLVSSSQVKAIEDILRKTVNGLKADGIPFVGVLYAGLMLTSSGPQVLEFNCRFGDPETQVLLPLLRTDLFEVVKSCVDGRLSNLNVEFDEKSSCVTICVVSGGYPGSYPKGKRITGVEEVSKEEGVRVYQAGTKMEHGNLVTSGGRVLAVTVTESSLASAASKATEAASRIAFEGAFFRKDIAAKAVTRSTIGQGVTYKNSGVDIAAGDALVAAIKDVAKSTSRAGVIGGLGSFGGIFDMHASGYKDPLLISGTDGVGTKLKVAQAAGIHSTVGQDLVAMCVNDVLAHGAEPLFFLDYFATGRLDVGVAASVVRGVAEGCLLAGCALIGGETAEMPGMYAPGEYDLAGFTVGAVERQKLLPRRDSIVAGDVLLGLESSGLHSNGFSLVRRIVDSDGLQYDDPAPFCSNSSLGSELLKPTKIYVKAVLSAMQSGLVKAAAHITGGGLTENLPRVMPDHLAANLQAQSWNMPKVFHWLAAHGITSSEMAKTFNCGIGMVLIVAANDVAKVQKLTTDEAKVIGELQPLQPGSPRVCINGLEEIFTKGTASIKACSPTLRTQRKRVAVLISGSGTNLQALLDHTSSGLSAAEIVLVISNVPGVRGLQRAQEAGVPTKVIPHKNYKSREEFDSALTEALKTAKIELICLAGFMRILTAGFVSTWNGRLLNIHPSLLPSFKGMHAQKQALEAGVTITGCTVHFVAEEVDGGAIVTQESVPVLPGDTVDILSDRIKTAEHRAFPRAMELVARGRVKLDKNGHCVKS; from the exons ATGAGCGCCTTGCTCGTGATTGGCTCAGGGGGGCGGGAACACGCCCTTTGTGATGCCCTGGCAAAATCTCCCTCGGTGTCATCAATCCTGGCGGCTCCTGGCAACCCCGGCACTGCTGCCCTCAGCAAAGTCTCGAACATCACATTGAATGTCAAGGACCATCAG GCTGTGATAGATGCCTGCAAGAACAATGAAATTGAAGTTGTCGTCGTTGGACCAGAGGACCCACTGGCTGATGGACTAGCTGATTCTCTGAATGCGGCTGGTATTAAG GTGTTTGGCCCAAGTAAAGCAGCAGCTCAGATTGAGTCTAGCAAAGCTTGGGCAAAAGATTTTATGCAGAGACATGGCATCCCTACTGCTAGATATCGCACCTTCAATGATCCTCAAGAAGCCAAGAAATTCATACAGAG tgaatCTTGGCATGGATACGTGGTGAAGGCCTCAGGTTTAGCTGCTGGCAAAGGGGTCATTGTAGCACCTTCGAAAGACTTGGCTCTAACAGCTGTGGAAACAGTTAGTCATAGCTTTGGTAATGCAGGAAGCACACTAGTTATTGAGGAAATGCTTGAAGGCAATGAAGTTTCT TCACTTGGCTTCACGGATGGCACCACAATAGTAATGATGCCACCAGCTCAGGATCACAAGCGTTTGGAGGATGGGGACCTTGGTCCTAACACTGGTGGGATGGGTGCCTATTGCCCTTGTcctcttgtttcctcatcacagGTTAAAGCTATTGAAGATATACTTAGAAAAACTGTCAATGGTTTGAAAGCTGATGGCATTCCTTTTGTAG GGGTCTTATATGCAGGGTTAATGCTAACATCGTCTGGCCCTCAAGTATTGGAATTTAACTGTCGCTTTGGGGATCCTGAAACTCAAGTTCTGCTTCCTCTTTTGCGTACCGATCTTTTTGAAGTGGTTAAG AGTTGTGTTGATGGCAGGTTATCAAACTTGAATGTGGAATTTGACGAAAAAAGTAGCTGCGTGACGATCTGTGTTGTCAGTGGGGGATATCCAGGATCATACCCTAAAGGAAAGAGAATAACAG gCGTTGAGGAGGTGAGCAAAGAAGAGGGGGTGAGAGTGTACCAGGCAGGAACAAAAATGGAACATGGAAATCTTGTCACCTCAGGAGGGAGGGTACTTGCTGTGACTGTTACCGAGTCATCTTTAGCCTCTGCTGCTTCGAAAGCAACAGAAGCTGCCTCTAGAATTGCCTTTGAGGGAGCCTTCTTCCGGAAGGACATTGCTGCCAAGGCTGTCACTAG GTCCACTATTGGTCAGGGAGTCACTTACAAGAACAGCGGTGTCGACATCGCTGCTGGGGATGCATTGGTTGCTGCCATTAAAGACGTAGCAAAGTCCACCTCTCGTGCTGGTGTGATAGGTGGCTTGGGGTCTTTTGGCGGGATATTTGATATGCACGCCTCCGGTTATAAAGACCCCCTGCTGATTTCTGGGACAGATGGCGTTGGTACAAAACTTAAG GTGGCACAGGCGGCCGGTATACACAGTACAGTAGGACAAGATCTTGTAGCCATGTGTGTCAATGATGTCTTAGCCCACGGAGCAGAACCTTTATTTTTCCTAGATTACTTTGCTACTGGACGTTTGGATGTGGGAGTTGCTGCTTCTGTTGTGAGAGGTGTAGCTGAAGGATGCCTTTTGGCTGGATGTGCACTAATAG gtgGTGAGACAGCAGAGATGCCAGGAATGTATGCTCCTGGCGAGTATGACTTAGCTGGATTCACTGTTGGTGCTGTAGAGAGGCAGAAACTACTCCCTAGGAGGGATTCCATTGTCGCTGGAGAtgttctcctaggtctagagtCATCAGGATTACACAGTAATGGTTTTAGCCTTGTGAGACGTATTGTCGATTCTGATGGGTTGCAATATGATGATCCTGCTCCTTTCTGCTCCAACTCCTCTCTAG GATCTGAATTGCTGAAGCCTACAAAAATCTATGTCAAAGCTGTTCTTTCTGCCATGCAGAGTGGCCTTGTAAAGGCTGCAGCTCATATAACAGGTGGTGGTTTGACAGAAAACTTACCCAGGGTCATGCCTGACCATTTGGCTGCAAATTTACAAGCACAGTCATGGAACATGCCAAAAGTTTTTCATTGGCTTGCAGCACACG GTATAACCAGTTCTGAAATGGCAAAGACTTTCAACTGTGGCATTGGCATGGTGCTGATAGTGGCTGCTAACGATGTTGCCAAAGTTCAGAAGTTAACCACTGATGAAGCCAAGGTCATTGGAGAACTGCAACCTCTTCAACCAG GTTCTCCCAGAGTTTGCATTAATGGTCTGGAGGAGATCTTCACCAAGGGAACAGCATCAATTAAGGCATGTAGTCCTACACTTAGGACGCAGCGCAAGAGAGTTGCTGTGCTGATTTCAGGGTCGGGGACTAACCTACAG GCACTTTTAGATCATACCAGCTCAGGTCTTAGTGCAGCAGAGATTGTTCTAGTTATTAGTAATGTACCTGGTGTACGAGGGCTGCAAAGGGCCCAAGAGGCAGGTGTGCCAACCAAG GTCATACCTCACAAAAATTACAAGAGCAGAGAAGAGTTTGATAGCGCCCTAACAGAGGCATTAAAGACTgcaaaaatagaattaatttgcCTGGCAGGATTCATGAGGATTCTAACCGCTGGGTTTGTCAGTACTTGGAATGGTCGTCTCCTCAATATCCATCCGTCCCTTCTGCCTTCCTTCAAAGGGATGCATGCCCAGAAGCAGGCACTGGAAGCTGGTGTCACAATAACAGGCTGTACTGTTCACTTTGTAGCT gAAGAGGTTGATGGAGGAGCAATAGTGACACAAGAATCTGTTCCTGTTTTGCCAGGAGACACAGTGGATATTCTTTCTGACAGAATTAAAACAGCTGAGCATAGAGCATTCCCAAG GGCAATGGAACTTGTAGCAAGAGGACGAGTTAAACTTGACAAAAATGGCCACTGTGTCAAATCTTAA